Proteins co-encoded in one Streptococcus ruminicola genomic window:
- a CDS encoding alpha/beta hydrolase — MRKMRIRKRSILLWMIALVFIASVGASFYFFHVAQVREDKSFINNKPRPKDSSLYAYEQSFDQLSKETRWMTNQGLKQDAWYVPAATETNKTAIVVHGFTSEKEDMKPYAWMFHELGYNVLMPDNMSHGDSEGQIIGYGWNDRLNIVKWAQLLAEENSDCQITLFGVSMGGATVMMASGEETLPKQVVNIVEDCGYSSVWDELKYQAKAMYNLPAFPILYEVSAVSKVRAGFSYGQASCVKQLKNNTRPILFIHGSEDRFVPTSMVYKNYRATNSEKDLYIAKGAAHAKSFESDPKTYIEKISAFLQKN; from the coding sequence ATGAGAAAAATGAGAATAAGGAAACGTAGTATTTTGTTATGGATGATTGCTCTAGTGTTTATAGCAAGTGTCGGGGCAAGTTTTTATTTCTTTCATGTTGCTCAGGTTCGTGAAGATAAATCGTTTATTAACAATAAACCACGTCCCAAAGATAGTAGTTTATATGCTTATGAACAAAGTTTTGATCAGTTAAGCAAAGAAACACGTTGGATGACTAATCAAGGCCTTAAACAGGACGCTTGGTATGTTCCTGCAGCAACTGAAACAAATAAAACAGCAATCGTTGTTCACGGTTTTACAAGTGAAAAAGAAGACATGAAGCCTTATGCTTGGATGTTCCATGAACTTGGATATAATGTCCTGATGCCAGATAACATGTCACACGGTGATAGTGAAGGTCAAATCATTGGTTATGGTTGGAATGATCGCCTAAACATCGTAAAATGGGCTCAACTATTAGCAGAAGAAAATTCAGATTGTCAAATCACCTTATTTGGTGTTTCGATGGGTGGAGCTACTGTCATGATGGCTTCAGGTGAAGAGACACTACCAAAACAAGTGGTTAATATTGTTGAAGACTGTGGTTATAGCAGCGTTTGGGATGAATTAAAATATCAAGCAAAAGCAATGTATAATTTGCCAGCCTTTCCAATTCTTTATGAGGTTTCTGCAGTATCAAAAGTTCGAGCAGGTTTCTCTTATGGACAAGCCAGCTGTGTGAAACAATTAAAAAACAATACGCGCCCAATTCTTTTTATCCATGGTAGCGAAGATAGGTTCGTTCCAACAAGCATGGTTTATAAAAATTATCGTGCAACCAATAGTGAGAAAGACCTTTATATAGCTAAGGGTGCAGCGCATGCCAAATCTTTTGAAAGTGATCCTAAAACATACATTGAAAAAATTTCA
- the rpoE gene encoding DNA-directed RNA polymerase subunit delta: MELEVFAGQEKSELSMIEVARAILEERGRDHEMYFSDLVNEIQNYLEKSDAEIREALPYFYSALNVDGSFIPLGDNKWGLRSWYAIDEIDEEIITLEEDENGAPKRKRKRVNAFMDGDEDAIDYSDDDPEDDDYSAKSSDMEYDDENPDDEKSEVESYDSEINEIIPDDDLDEEVDINEEDDEDDDLDEE, encoded by the coding sequence TTGGAATTAGAAGTATTTGCTGGACAAGAAAAAAGCGAACTTTCAATGATTGAAGTTGCACGTGCTATTCTGGAAGAACGTGGACGCGATCATGAAATGTATTTCAGCGATCTTGTAAATGAGATCCAAAACTACCTCGAAAAATCAGACGCAGAAATTCGTGAAGCTTTACCATATTTTTACTCTGCATTAAACGTTGATGGAAGCTTTATTCCACTTGGCGACAATAAATGGGGACTTCGTTCATGGTATGCTATCGACGAAATCGACGAAGAAATCATTACACTTGAAGAAGATGAAAATGGAGCACCAAAACGTAAACGCAAACGTGTAAATGCCTTTATGGATGGTGACGAAGATGCCATCGATTATTCAGATGATGATCCAGAAGATGACGATTACTCTGCAAAATCTTCTGATATGGAATACGATGACGAAAATCCAGATGATGAAAAATCTGAAGTTGAATCATACGATTCAGAAATCAACGAAATCATTCCAGATGATGATTTGGATGAAGAAGTTGATATCAACGAAGAAGATGATGAAGATGATGATTTAGACGAAGAATAA
- a CDS encoding CTP synthase yields MTKYIFVTGGVVSSIGKGIVAASLGRLLKNRGLKVTIQKFDPYINIDPGTMSPYQHGEVYVTDDGAETDLDLGHYERFIDINLNKYSNVTTGKIYSEVLRKERKGEYLGATVQVIPHITDALKEKIKRAATTTDSDVIITEVGGTVGDIESLPFLEALRQMKADVGADNVMYIHTTLLPYLKAAGEMKTKPTQHSVKELRGLGIQPNMLVIRTEKPAGQSIKNKLAQFCDVAPEAVIESLDVDHIYQIPLNMQAQNMDQIVCDHLKLDVPKADMSEWSAMVDKIMNLKKSTKIALVGKYVELPDAYLSVVEALKHSGYVNDAAIDLKWVNANDLNADNVEEVLGDADGIIVPGGFGQRGTEGKIEAIRYAREKDVPMLGICLGMQLTCVEFARHVLNMEGANSAELDPDTKYPIIDIMRDQIDIEDMGGTLRLGLYPCKLKPGSRAAQAYNNQEVVQRRHRHRYEFNTKFREQFEAAGFVFSGVSPDNRLMEVVELPEKKFFVAAQYHPELQSRPNRPEELYTAFVTAAIENKNSK; encoded by the coding sequence ATGACTAAGTATATTTTTGTTACTGGTGGTGTTGTTTCTTCTATCGGTAAGGGAATCGTTGCTGCAAGTCTTGGTCGTCTTTTGAAAAATCGTGGTCTTAAAGTGACTATCCAAAAATTTGACCCATATATTAACATTGACCCAGGTACAATGAGTCCTTATCAACACGGTGAAGTTTATGTAACAGACGATGGTGCTGAAACTGACCTTGACCTTGGTCACTACGAACGTTTCATCGACATTAACTTAAATAAATATTCTAACGTTACAACTGGTAAAATCTACAGTGAAGTTCTTCGTAAAGAACGTAAAGGTGAATACCTTGGAGCAACTGTCCAAGTTATTCCACACATCACTGATGCGTTGAAAGAAAAAATCAAACGTGCTGCAACAACTACTGACTCTGATGTTATCATCACAGAAGTTGGTGGTACTGTTGGGGATATCGAAAGTCTTCCATTCCTTGAAGCGCTTCGCCAAATGAAAGCAGATGTTGGTGCTGATAACGTTATGTACATCCACACAACACTTCTTCCATATCTTAAAGCTGCTGGTGAAATGAAAACTAAACCAACACAACACTCAGTTAAAGAATTGCGTGGACTTGGTATTCAACCAAATATGTTGGTTATCCGTACCGAAAAACCAGCTGGTCAGAGCATTAAAAATAAATTGGCACAATTCTGTGACGTTGCTCCAGAAGCTGTTATTGAGTCACTTGACGTGGATCACATTTACCAAATTCCACTTAACATGCAAGCTCAAAACATGGACCAAATCGTTTGTGATCACTTGAAACTTGATGTACCAAAAGCTGATATGTCAGAATGGTCAGCAATGGTTGATAAGATCATGAACCTTAAAAAATCAACTAAAATTGCTCTTGTTGGTAAATATGTTGAATTGCCAGATGCATACCTTTCAGTTGTTGAAGCACTTAAACACTCAGGTTACGTTAACGATGCAGCAATTGACCTTAAATGGGTTAACGCTAACGATCTTAACGCTGATAACGTTGAAGAAGTGCTTGGTGATGCTGATGGTATCATCGTTCCTGGTGGATTCGGTCAACGTGGTACAGAAGGTAAAATCGAAGCTATCCGTTATGCGCGTGAAAAAGATGTGCCAATGCTAGGTATCTGTCTTGGTATGCAATTGACATGTGTGGAATTTGCTCGCCACGTCTTGAACATGGAAGGTGCAAACTCTGCTGAGCTTGATCCAGACACTAAATACCCAATCATCGACATCATGCGTGACCAAATCGACATCGAAGACATGGGTGGAACACTTCGTCTTGGACTTTACCCATGTAAATTGAAACCAGGTTCACGTGCAGCGCAAGCTTACAACAACCAAGAAGTTGTTCAACGCCGTCACCGTCACCGTTACGAATTTAACACTAAATTCCGTGAACAATTTGAAGCTGCTGGTTTCGTCTTCTCAGGTGTGTCACCAGATAACCGCTTGATGGAAGTTGTTGAATTGCCAGAGAAAAAATTCTTCGTGGCTGCTCAATATCACCCAGAACTTCAAAGCCGTCCAAACCGTCCAGAAGAGCTTTACACAGCGTTTGTGACTGCGGCAATTGAAAATAAAAACAGTAAATAA
- the tig gene encoding trigger factor, with protein MSVSFENKATNRGVITFTIGQDKIKPALDQAFNKVKKNLNAPGFRKGHMPRAVFNQQFGEEALYEDALNALLPAAYQAAVAELSLDVVAQPKIDIQSMEKGQEWTLTAEVVTKPEVKLGDYKNLEVSVEASKEVTDAEVDEKVERERNNLAELIVKEGAAELGDTVVIDFVGSVDGVEFDGGKGENFSLELGSGQFIPGFEDQLVGAKAGETVEVNVTFPEQYQAEDLAGKDAKFVTTVHEVKAKEVPALDDELAKDIDEEVETLDELKAKYRKELESAKEIAFDDAVEGAALELAVANAEIVELPEEMVHDEVHRAMNEFMGNMQRQGISPEMYFQLTGTTEEDLHKQYETDADKRVKTNLVIEAIAKAEGFEASDEEIEKEINDLASEYNMEVEQVRNLLSADMLKHDIAMKKAVEVVTSTAKVK; from the coding sequence ATGTCTGTATCATTTGAAAACAAAGCTACTAACCGTGGCGTGATTACATTCACAATCGGTCAAGATAAAATCAAACCAGCTCTTGATCAAGCATTCAACAAAGTTAAGAAAAATTTGAACGCACCTGGCTTCCGTAAAGGTCACATGCCACGTGCCGTATTTAACCAACAATTTGGTGAAGAAGCACTTTACGAAGATGCATTGAACGCACTTCTTCCAGCAGCTTACCAAGCAGCAGTTGCTGAACTTAGCCTTGATGTTGTTGCACAACCAAAAATTGATATCCAATCAATGGAAAAAGGTCAAGAATGGACTTTGACTGCTGAAGTTGTTACAAAACCAGAAGTTAAACTTGGTGACTACAAAAACCTTGAAGTATCAGTAGAAGCTTCTAAAGAAGTAACTGACGCTGAAGTTGACGAAAAAGTTGAACGCGAACGCAACAACCTTGCTGAACTTATCGTTAAAGAAGGTGCAGCAGAACTTGGTGATACAGTTGTTATCGACTTTGTAGGTTCAGTTGACGGTGTTGAATTTGACGGTGGTAAAGGTGAAAACTTCTCACTTGAACTTGGTTCAGGTCAATTCATCCCTGGTTTCGAAGACCAATTAGTTGGTGCTAAAGCTGGTGAAACTGTAGAAGTTAACGTAACATTCCCAGAACAATACCAAGCTGAAGATCTTGCTGGTAAAGATGCTAAATTCGTTACAACTGTACACGAAGTTAAAGCTAAAGAAGTTCCAGCTCTTGATGACGAACTTGCTAAAGACATCGACGAAGAAGTTGAAACTCTTGACGAATTGAAAGCTAAATACCGTAAAGAACTTGAATCAGCTAAAGAAATCGCATTTGACGATGCTGTTGAAGGTGCTGCGCTTGAATTGGCTGTTGCAAACGCTGAAATCGTTGAATTGCCAGAAGAAATGGTTCACGACGAAGTTCACCGCGCTATGAACGAATTCATGGGTAACATGCAACGTCAAGGTATCTCTCCAGAAATGTACTTCCAATTGACTGGTACAACTGAAGAAGACCTTCACAAACAATACGAAACTGACGCTGACAAACGTGTTAAAACTAACCTTGTTATCGAAGCTATCGCTAAAGCAGAAGGATTCGAAGCTTCTGACGAAGAAATCGAAAAAGAAATCAACGACCTTGCTTCAGAATACAACATGGAAGTTGAACAAGTACGTAACCTTCTTTCAGCAGACATGCTTAAACACGACATCGCTATGAAGAAAGCTGTTGAAGTGGTAACAAGCACTGCAAAAGTAAAATAA